DNA sequence from the Malus domestica chromosome 11, GDT2T_hap1 genome:
CTCCCGTTAACAATCTGCAGGTCCGATGCTGGTATTGTACAGGAGATTGTGATTTGAATCCGAAAAATTGGGACGTGTCGGAGGAAACCCtgtcaaagaaataaaacatggCTGCCTCGGCTCGGTTTTATAGTGACAAGCAATAGCCTGTAAATATTCACTCCGGCTTCAGTTTTTTTAAATAGATGGTCATTTTTTCGAAAATTGATAATACTGACTTTTTATTGGTGTGTCCATTACTGTTGGGGCATGACATTTGTATTAACTTATAGAGATCCATTTAAAGTACAGGGGATCGGCACTTTGTGCGTCGCGTCGCTCCGATGGCCGACGTTTTAAAGTCATGGTTGCTGCGAGATCATAGTAGAACGCTGACTTCTGGTGAGGCAACAGAGAAATTATACCAAAAAAACttttattatatgttttattGTATTTGGAATGCAATTGAGTTTCATGTTCGGTTATTCCAACTTTATGCAATGTCATCGGATTTCATTTTGTTGTGTAAAAATCCGAGGGCTTTATGATATCCCCACAATTGGATGGAAATTCAAGGGTTTCAAGCTTGCGGCGCAAGTGATTCAGTCTAGCAGTAttgttcttcatttgtaagtaataATTATAAGTTTGACAACTTAGACGGCTGGTTTGATCCCTAACTTATCTCCTTGGGATAATTTTTAGGCCCCCTAGGTCCAGCTAATTTTGACTCCAGTTTTGGACGCAATGATATTTGCGGGGTGGATGGGCCGTCAGTAATTAGATATCAAACTCGCCATTTATAGGAGTTGGACTTACAAGTGGAGAATAATACGAGTAGAGCGTTGTGCGAATTTGACTTGAGACCAAGAGAAAAATTTTCTTCTAAATAAATTTCTAGAAATTAtgtgtgagttttgtcaaatgttataaataaaattttcttctaAATGAACTCTAATATAGCAACGAACTAATGATTCAATTATATTTCCCTTCAATTTGTAGGATGGTTCTAATTCTAAATTTGGCTTTCTCCTCTTGActgtaattgtttttaatttatctGCATTTTGGAGTGAGCCTGGTAATTAGAAATattttttcaatgtttcaaCTTATTGTTGTTATCGTGGAACTAAAAGGATGTCGACAAAACCAAATAATGGTTTAACGATGTTCCTTTTCACTTGTTAGGTTTGATTTTCAtaaaagacgaatttgaactatattattggTAGTTTATTTTGAAGTTTACCCTTTTTTTATGGTAGATAATAACGTTCGTTAAAAAAGATAACAAAAAATAGATGGAACTTGTAACAGAGATAAGTCGGAATTTAGGGACGAACACACAATTCTTTTGAAGGAAGCAAACtataaggaaaaacaaaatcttACTCAGCACTCGCTACCTCACTGAAGATGATGATGCTGGCAACAACGGctgcttcttcctcttctttgcaGGTTGGTTGTGGCAGCAGCATCAGCagcagactcagacttagaggTATGCTGCCTTGTCTTgttcaatcttcttcttcttctgttgtTTTCGTAAGTAATTACTTGGCTTTGTTTCACTCTCGAGCTTCTAAATCGACCGAATCTAGAAACACCCAACAACACCAGTTTGTTAAAATCACTAATCTCGAGGATGCCCTTAATGTGTTCGACGAAATGCTTCAAAGGCGTCCTCTGCCTTCCGTCGTCCCTCTCAACCAAATCTTGATTCAAGTTGCCAAGTTGAAACAGTATTCGGCAGTCATCTCCTTGAATAACCAAATGGTTGTGTCCGGAATTCGTCCTGATGTTTATACTCTAAACATTCTCATTAATTGCTTCTGCCATTTGCACCAAATCGGGTTCAGTTTATCTGTCTTCGGAAAATTCTTCAAATTGGGTTTTGCACCGGATGTCACGACCTACAGCACTCTAATCAATGGCTTTGTTTGTGAGGGTAGAGAGGCTGAGGCAGCAGCACTTTTCAACGAAATGATGGAGGGAGGTAATTGCCAGCCGAATGTGGTTACTTTCAACACACTAGTAAAGGGCCATTGCTTGAAAGGTAACAACATTGAAGCTATCCAATTTCTTAAGAAGATGGAAGAAGGAGATTGCAAGCCTGACGTAGTTGCCTATAACACGGTCATTGACAGTCTTTGCAAGGATACTCTAGTTGTTGATGCACTGAAGCTCTTCTCAGAAATGACGAGTAAGGGTATTGCCCCAAATGTCATGACCTATACCTCTTTGATTCATGGAGtttgcaaattagggaagtggAAAGAAGCTACGAGATTGTTGAATGAAATGGTGGAGAAACATATCTTTCCAAATGTGCGCACATTCAGTGTCTTGGTTGATACATTATGCAAAGAGGGGATGGTCCATGAAGCAAGGagtgtggttgaaatgatgatcCAAAGAGATATTGAACCTAATATGGTTACTTACAACTCGCTTATGGATGGTTATTGTTTGCGAGGCGAAATGGACGAGGCGAAAAAAGTCTTTGATCTAATGCTTCACCTAGGCTGCATGGTTGATGCTCATAGTTATAGCATATTGATAAACGGCTATTGTAAGCTTAAAAGGATAGATGATGCCCAAATGCTTTTCCTGGAAATGTCTCATAAGGGCGTTGTTCAAGATACAGTTACTTATGGCACTCTTATGAATGGGttttgcaagatggggagaacaCAAGATGCACAGAACTTGTTCTCTCAAATGCAAGCTAGTGGCCAACTTCCAAATGTTCAGATTTATAACATTTTGCTGGATGGCCTCTGTAAAAACCAACAATTTTCCAAGGCAGTTGAATTGTTGGAAGAGATggaggaaaagaagttggattttaacATTGTAACTTATAATATTCTTATTGCAGGTTTGTGTAGAGCTGAAAAAGTTGAATACGTAAGGGATCTCTTTCTTAGTTTATCATCAAAGGGAATTCAACCTAATGCCAGGACGTATAATACAATGATTAGTGGATTTTGTAGTGGGGAGCTAACAAGTGAAGCAGAAAACTTGCTTAGAGAAATGGAAGAGAAAGGCTGTTCTCCAGATGGTTGCACGTACAACACAATTATCCGAGGGTTTATCAACGACAACGAGACATCAAATGCAGTGAGGGTTATTCAAGAAATGGTGGAGAGGGGTTTTTCTGCAGATGCATCAACTACGGAGTTGATCGTTAATTCACCCGCTTTGTTGGCATTGATACAAAGATTGTGATGAAATTGATTTGCATCTTTGCAGTTTTTGACTAGTTTCGGTGCATCCTTCCCTTGAGTGCTGCATTGGAGGGAGTTGTTCCACTGGTTCCAGTTCAGGTAGCCATTCATTCATGCATTGCTTAGTGACGAATGATATGTGTTATTAATTTAATCTATTAAGTGATAGAGCAACTTTTATGTTATTCTTCAATGATGATGAAATTCGTAGACATATTTACGGCCCTGTTTAACTTAATAGGACAGGTCTATCCAATTACATGTTAGCACTAACAACTCTCCAACTCGAAACAAGGGGAATAATGAAGAAATTCCTCTGTTTCTTAAACAATCGAGATGGCAATAAATTTCGAAACTCAGATTCATGGTTGTACTGCGAACACTATTGTTTTTTTCTATTGCAACGTTTGGTGAAGGCATCCCAGACTTCCAAAAGCCCTCTGCCGCTCTTTGTGGGAACCCCATCTTTACCAAATTAGCAATTGCAAATTCTGCTCTGGCTGGAGGAGGAGGTGCATGTTCCAATATTAACTCTTTTAAGTGCGCCTACACAAAGCAGAAAACATATCAGAAACAATGTTATAAAAACGAACTTTGTAGGTTAAGACTTAATAGTAATAATAACTGTGGATGAAAAtcttaagggctggtttggtattgctgtgctttgaaaaaaaactgtttttgctgtgatgtgagaataagcggctgtgaaataaagctgtagagtgtttggtaaacttttttgtaaaaatgctttttaaaaaaaaaaacattattatagtgtttggtaaacttttatgtcaaacatatgtgaaaaaaaaccggtttttcaaagttgggttttgcagcttcttgtttttggctttttattcaacccaaaactatgaaaaaaagctgaagctgaatgtttaccaaacacaaaaaaactcacagctttttttgatacagcttttttcagaatcacctcagtaTCAAACTAGGCCTAAATCTTTTaagtgaaaaacaaaagaccACTTTCTGGTGCTCAAATGCATTAGAAACCCAAAATTCAGGTTTAGGGTTACCTAGATGAACTCACCTCATCCAATGCAATATAGTATAAGCCACCGGTTTCTTGGCATAGATGTTTGCTTGCATATGAAAATTTCTGCCGAGAGACCAATGACTGAGCacctaattttttatttcttacactTCTGGATAGTTtccagcctctccataaatgggggtaaggctagccgacattcacctctcccagaccctgcttaAAGTGGGgaccttgtgcactgggtacgatctTTTTTACTTCTGGATAGTTTCCAGTATATCTCCTGGATCACAGTTACTGAGAGCTGGATACAAGATCAACACTTCTCTATGACCATACGATGGAATCTGATTCAGATACCCATGCACAAGATCCAATGCATTCTGCAGGGAGGAGTCGCCAGAGCATTCCAGTTTACCCATCAACGCTTTAACATGAGACTCGGGACTGCCACCAAGATCCGTTAAACAATGAGCAACACCATCTTATTTGTTTTTTCGAATTATGAGGTGGTTTCCATATTGTTTCTCTTCTCTTTCAAATAATGAAGATTTAGATTTGAGAATCCATCGTCAAGGCAAAAAGAATTTGAGAGCCCATCACGTTGTAGCAAAAAGAGATctataagggtgcgtttggtacgcagacgggacggaacgggacaggacgggacgggacggaacgggacgggacgggacggaacgaaggtgtaatttttgaaaaaggcatggggtatatttgtcttaaaatggtaaaacattgtgttccacagacgtggaacaaacccgttccacagacgtggaacaaacccgttccagggggtggaggtgggacgcaaaaacacccaaaatctgtcccgtggaacagcccgttccacccatttttggcgcaccaaacgcgggacggaacgcctcgtcccgttccgtcccgtcccgtcccacgtaccaaacgcaccctaaatgCATTGCATAATTGGCTATGCATTAACttcataaatataatttttgggTTGCTTCATACTTTCCCAAAAGTTAGCCTACTCTTTGATATTAGTTTTATTGctgaaaatttaaacaaatatgatttaatagtattttttttcatttgtaagtgagaagctTTAGACTCGATTATAGCTAAAGGtaaatttgaactatattattagTAGCCCAAAATGATGTTATCTTCACTAAAGTGAGGAGGGAGTGGAGTTAGCCTTACAATGGAAtaacaataatgtaattcaaattcgtctttgtgTTAGGATGCTACATGGCATCATCTGGCATCAATTGTGATTGACAAGTGTACGGTAGATATTAGCTAGTTAGAGCTGTTAGAAGTGGGAGGTTAGTACTAATAGAAGCTTGTAAAGGAAGATAAGGAAGTTAAATGAAATGATATTGTTGTTCTGTTACTATCTCTCTGTGCAATTGTAGAAGATGTGGAGCTAGGTTCTAACATTGGTATCACAGCCAAACTCAATCCTTCGACGTTGTATGTCGCGGCAAGCTTCGCGGAAGAATATGGAGTCTCGAGTTTCGAGTCTGGAGACGAGGATTGAAGAAGTCCAGCAATCGCAAGAGAAGGTTCAGGCAAATTTAGAGCTGATTATGGGGGCAATTACAAGCTCTGATGGCAAGGGGTAATGGTGGATTTTTGGGGAATTCTGCAGCTACACCGACGCATCAGCCGTTCATCAAATCGACATCTCCTCTCTCTCGTGTGAAATCGAATGAAATTGTTCTCAAGCTTCAATTCttccacaaggaaaaggttcaAGCCCGAGAGAAAAGAGATGAATTCTGGTCTCAATTTCGTCCAAGATACAAGCCCAAGACTCGTCCTGGTCTACGACCCAtattgaagaaattcaagaaggtGCATGACTACGACAAATACCACGAAGATGATTCTGCAAAGTTTCGTTCCAGTTCCAAATTTCAAgcaatttttgggttttttcgaAGTGAATTGGCTGGGAAGAATGAAAAGGTTTTCGATTTACTCAACAAGAAAGTTGAAGACACTGTGAAAAGTCCTCCATTTCTTGATTCTGATTGCATGAAATCCAAGATTCAAGCTTGCGttctgagttcttcatctcctAACGAATTGGTTGCTGCGTTTAGCGATAAATTCAATCAATTCAGGACGTCGCCTTCGTCTCATCGGGAATCTAACTGCAAGAACGACTTGGCCCaagaattcattttcataatttcCGTATCTGATGATGGGTTCGTGAAAATTGATTCACTTGCACTCCAAGTGTTTGATGAAAGGTCACACTCAGCAGATTGTGATTTTCAGTTGGGCTATCACATGCCGATTTCTGACACCGGAGGTACACTTCGTAGGTTCTTTACTTCGAATGTTCAAATTAAAGATGCTCATAGTTCTAAATTTCTTGTTTGTAATGGTgaagtcatgaaaaatggtaCTATTGTGCATTTGAAGCTTGGTTTCCATGAGTTAATTTGTGACAAGGGTGGGACAATTAGCCAGAGGCTCTTTAATTCAAAGTCCAAGAATACAGATTGTGCTCGAGGTTTTGATTGTTCCAAGGTGGTCAAATGTGAGGTAAGTTTTGATTATTCCATGATCATTGATGGGGAGTATGCTGGTATTTTGGGATTGCATCATTTAGTAGCTTGTATGGACAAGAATAGAAAACATGAAAGAAAGTTCACTCTCTCCAGATTTGGAAATGGTTGCTGTATTGTTTGCTGTGTTGTTTGCTATGTTATTCTCGATCATGACTACTGCAAGGGCATTCGGGATAAGGGTGGTGGCTCAAAATTCAGGTATAATGTAGCAAATGGTACTGTTTTTTGGAGAACCTATTATCTGCAGAAATGTTTTCCGTCTTGTTCCAGATTGGACAATGCCAATATGTATTGGGGAACATGTTTTTGGTGATCAGTACCGAGCAACTGATGCAATCATAGAAGGACCTGGAAAACTTAAATTGGTTTTTGTAACTGATGGGCCAACGAGATGGCAGAGTGGGAGGTTTACAAATTTATTGGTGCTGGAGGCACAGCATTGTCCATGTATAACATGGATGAGTCTATCCGTGCTTTTGCTGAGGCTTCCATGAACACTGCCTACCAGAAACGTGCTTTTGCTGAGGCTTCCATGAACACTGCCTACCAGAAACGTGCTTTTGCTGAGGCTTCCATGAACACTGCCTACCAGAAAAAGTGGCCATTTTATCTTAGCACTAAAAATACTATTTCTGAAGAAATATGATGGAAGGTTCAAGGACATCTTCCAGGAAGTTTATGAAGCTCATTGGAGATCAAGATATGAGCATCGTCTTATTGACGACATGGTTGTTTATGCTCTCAAAAGTGCAGGAGGTTATGTGGTACTCTGCTACTCTGCTACTGCTAAGCTTTGTGTGAACTTTGATGTTGCATTCATTGGTACAAAGTACATGCTAAAGCTGGAAAATGGGTGTAGTGTTTCAATGGCAAATGATTGGGTCAATACCATTACTCATCTTTTTGGGAGGGTGTAATGTGGAGTCAAATTTTAGGCAGTGAGCTACTTTGCTAATTTTAGGCAGTGAGCTATTTTGCTACTCTAGAGAAGCAATGCTGTTGCGACTGAAGTGAGTTCAATGACAGAACAGTTCAGGGGTGATGTTACTGAGGAGTGGTATCATGATTTGAAGCTCCAGTTTTCATAACTTGTTGATCTTTGAGttgttttgtttaattgtaGTTCTGCACTTTGTTTCCGTAAGTTTTGTTTTAAGGGGGAGGTATTGTTAGGATGCTACATGGCATCATCTGGCATCATCTGTGATTGACAAGTGTACGGTAGATATTAGCTAGTTAGAGCTGTTAGAAGTGGGAGGTTAGTACTAATAGAAGCTTGTAAAGGAAGATAAGGAAGTTAATGAAATGATGTTGTTGTTCTGTTACTATCTCTCTGTGCAATTGTAGAAGATGTGGAGCTAGGTTCTAACACTTTGACAAAGATCGAacttaaaatctctcatttaCAAGGAGAGATGAATATTATTAAGTGATAAGAGATTTCCACTGTACTAAGTCCCAATTTCGTGAGATTAACAATAGGTAATTAGTTACCAAacaaaatttcaagaaaaaCGTTCAGATTTTGAaaaagtcaaaaaaaaaaaaaaaaaaaatctctatgTTCcttgaaaaaattcaaaaaaaaacatttcaagaAAAACATTCAGATTTAGAAAAAATTCAATTTAGAATATcaattttatacaaaaaaaataaaaggggatGATAAATGATAATATTTGAAAGAGTAAACtatcgatttgccccctgaactatcacccaactttcgatttgccccctgaactttttaattggaaaattaaggacttaaactaatttttttggccgatttgccccatgctgttaatttttcattcattccatccaaatttctgttaaatggaagcatatgcacaacatgtgtgggtagttcggtcacttcattctttaaaataattgaaaaccttagatttctaaaatataaacctatgcaaatatgtgtgattctatagCTTTTCTGTCTGAAGGTCTAGTGAAATGACGCTTTTGTCCACAAATGAGAGTTACGTGGTTTGCACATGATaagagttaacgttaatttggatgaaatttatgaaaaactaacgttgattttcagttggccaaaaaaattagtttaagtccttaattttccaattaaaaagttcagggggcaaatcgaaagttgggtgatagttcagggggcaaatcgacagtttactctATTTGAAATCCCTATGTTCCTTGAAATTATATGTGAGTTTTCCTTCGTATATCATCCTCAGCAAAAGTTTTCCGAAAGGAGGATTTACGCACGGCCTCACTGACTCACTAAAGATGATGCGGGCAACAAcagctgctgctgcttcttTTTCGAAGGTTGGTTatggcagcagcagcagcagcaccagAGGTATGCCTCCTTGTCTTCTTCAAGCTTCTTCTGTTGTTATTTTCTTCAACAATTACTTGGCTTTGTTTCACTCTCGACCTTCTAAATCGACCGAATCTAAAAACACCCAACACCACCAGCTTTTGAAAATCAATAATGTTGAGGATGCTCTCAATGTGTTCGACGAAATGCTTCAAAGGCGTCCTCGGCCTTCCGTTGTCCCTTTCAACCAAGTCTTGACTCAACTTGCCAAGTTGAAACATTACTCGGCAGTCATCTCCTTGAATAACCAAATGGTTATGTCCGGAATTCGTCCTGATGTTTATACTTTAAACATTATCATTAATTGCTTTTGCCATTTGCACCAAATGGGGTTTGGTTTGTCAGTCTTGGGAAACTTCTTCAAATTGGGTTTTGAACCAGATGTCACGACCTGCAACACTCTAATCAACGGCTTTCTTCTTGAGGATAGAGAGGCTAAGGCAGCAGCACTTTTCAACAAAATGATGGAGGGAGGTAATTGCAAGCCGAATCTGTTTACTTTCAACACACTACTTAAGGGCCATTGCTTGAAAGGTAACAACATTGGAGCTATCCAATTGCTTAAGAAGATGGAAGAAGGAGATTGCAAGCCTGACATAGTTGCCTATAGCACGGTCATTGACAGTCTTTGCAAGGATACTCTACTTGTTGATGCACTGAAGCTCTTCTCAGAAATGACGAGTAAGGGTATTGCCCCAGATGTCATGACCTATACCTCTTTGATTCATGGAGTTTGCAAATTAGGGAATTGGAAAGAAGCTACAAGATTGCTGAATGAAATGGTGAGTAAACATATCTTTCCAAATGTGTGCACCTTCAGTGTTTTGGTTGATACATATTGTAAAGAGGGGATGGTCCAGGAAGCAAGGAGCTTGGTCAAAATGATGACGCAAGGGGATATAGCACCCGATACAATTACGTACAATTCGCTTATAGATGGTTACTGTTTGCGAGGAGAAATGGATGAGGCGAAAAAGGTTTTCGAAATAATGCTTAGCAAAGGCTGCATGGTTGATGCTCGTACTTACAACATATTGATAAATGGCTATTGTAAGCGTAAAAGGATAGATGATGCTCGGATGACTTTTCTAGAAATGTCTCGTCAGGGAGTTGTTCCAAATACGGTTACTTATAGCACTCTTATTGATGCGttttgcaagatggggagaacaCAAGATGCACAAAACTTGTTCTCTCAAATGCAAGCTTGTGGCCAACTTCCAAACATTCAAACGTATAATATTTTATTGGATGGCCTTTGTAAAAACCAACAATTTCCCAAGGCAGTTGAATTGTTGGAAGAGATGGAGggaaagaagttggattttaatATTGTAACTTACAATGTTCTTATTGAAGGTTTGTGCAGAGCTGAAAAAATTGAATGTGCATGGGATCTCTTTCGTAGTTTatcatcaaaaggaattcaacctAATGTCAGGACATATAATGTAATGATCAGTGGACTTTGCAATGGGGGACTTACATGTGAAGCAGCAAACTTGCTTAGAGAAATGGAAAGGAGAGATTGTTCTCCAGATGGTTGCACGTACAACACAATTATCCGTGGGTTATTCAATAACAACGAGACATCAAGGGTTATGAGACTTATTCAAGAAATGGTGGAGAGGGGTTTTTCTGCAGATGCATCAACTGTGGAGTTGGTCGTTAATTCACCCGTAATGTTGGCATTGATAGAAAAATCATGATGAATTTGATTTGCATCTTTGTATTGCCTAGTGACGTATGAtatgttttattaatttaatatatcaaGTGATTGAGCAACTATGTTACTCTTCTTTTAAGATTATGAAATCTGTTGGAGAAGCCGAGTATCTGGACTGATGATATTTGTAGGGTCATTCTATAAGTAATGTCCTTCCATTCGCTTGGGTTGAAACAACGCATTTATTTAGGAGAAATGGAATTAAAATTGACTCGTTCAATCTCATCATTTCAGTTTCGAAAATATTACGTTCCTTATAATAATACTATGTGAAATCCATATAAAATACATTGAATAGTTTTTCTTGTTAATCTAATCTATTCATTTTGTCAAATCCAAATCATTTCTTAATTATCTCATCCAAACAGAATCCAACTTGTGACTATGGAAGTGCCGGATTGCAGGTATCAAACTCAATCATCTGCCGACTGAAAGAGGTGGAATAATCTCCAAACAACGCAAGTCAATCATCTGCAGAATCGTCCAACATCAGAACAACATTAAATAAGCTTCGAACAGTCCTCTCTGGCAAGTTCACCATTGAAACAAATGCCTTGAGTTGTTGATGCGCAGGTTCACTAGTCATGTTGGTAATGTATGCAAGAAGAAGGCAATTGCAAGTAAAGTTTGGCTCCGCTGGTCTTCCATTTCTGAATCTATCAGGGAGGATGCTCAGGGGTGAAGAACTATGATGCATGCCCCGGATGATCCCCCCATATTCAACCGTGATCCCGTGGCACAGAAGCAATATGGAATCCCACAATGGCGTCCTTCACTGAAACAAAGATCAGTAAAACACTACAGTTGTGCCTTCTCCCAACTGATGATGTTTCTCCCAACTGATGATGTTTAATTAAGTACCAACCTGAAGAGAAAGTTGGATTTCTTATCCCAATACAAGGGCAAAAACTGGCAGTCTTTGCCTTCCAACTGCGAGTACACAAGCTCCCGGGAGAAGAGCAGAAGGGACACCAGACGGTTTGGTCGTGACAATGGAAAATTAAAGTCTATTCAGTTGTGGCATTGTCGGCTAGGTCATGCCTGCTTTGGTTATTTGCGAAAATTACTTctatcattatttaataatattccggAGTCCTCGTTGAAATGTGATGTTTGCACATCAGCTAAAAGTCATCGAGCTTCTTATTCTCCAAGTTTGTATCAAAGAACAATTCCGTTTGAGTTAattcattctgatgtgtgggggcCATCTCTGGTTACTACTTAGCATGGTGTTTGTaacatttgttgatgattgcactAGGATGACTTGGTTGtacctcatgaaaaataaaagtgatgtggGTGGCATCTTCAAAGCCTTTTATCACATGGTTTATACTCAGTATTCACTCCCTGTTAAAGTGCTTCGGTTAGACAATGGTGGTGAGTATCTTAATTAGGAtatttcttagttttttttACGAAAAAGGGCATTCTTCATGAAACTACATGTCCTCAgaccccacaacaaaatggagttgccgAACGAAAAAATCGGCACATGCTTGGGATTACTCGTGCCCTTCTTATTGGTAGTTCTACACCCAATACATATTGGGCTGATGCAGTCACTTATGCTATTTATATCATGAACCGAATGCCATCGCGTGTTCTCTCTTTTAGAATTTCCTTATCCGTGCTTGCTGATCATGTTTTGCTCCCTTCCACTCTTCATCTTGAACCctgggtttttggttgtgtggCATATGTTCATCTTCacaaaaatcaaagaagcaaGCTTGATCCATGTGTAGTGCGGTGTGTGTTCCTTGACTTTAATCCTTCACAAAAAGGCTATAGATGTTATCATCCATCTATTCGACATATGTACGTCACCATGGATGTTACCTTCTCTGAAGACGAATTATTTTTTCCTCCCAGCCATATTCCTAAGGGGAGACAAACTCAGGTGAAGATTATGGTTGGTTTGATATTATGCCTACTGTTTCTGTAAATAGTCCAAATGGGCTTTTAGACCAAATCGGCCTAGATGCTACTCACCAAATTGGCCCAGATGAAGCTAACCATGACTGCCCTGATGGGTGTGCTGACCATGGTAGAAGGAATGGCCTAGAACCGTGTGATGCTTGCCTAAGTGGGCCGCATATTGTACACATGAGAATAATGATGGGTCGCATGCTAACGCTGTTGTTGTTTGTCCATCTGCAGCTGCCAGCCAAAGTGGGCCAAATAGAAATTGTGATGTTGGTCCGAGTAGGCCTTCAAGGGTGATAACTGCCTCAAATTCGAGTAATAGTTCCAGTGAGTTAGAAGACAATAACAAACTCCCTCATAACATAACAAATATTCCCGAGGTAAGTACGCACTTGGAAATTATTGAACAATCTTATATGTTGCCTCCTCGACAAAATCGAGGAAAACCACCAGACAGGTACTCTCCATAAGGAAAGGTGTGGTATTCCATTTCAAACTATGTCTCTACTCATTGACTTTCACCGAAATATGGTGCATTTGTTTAGAAAATGGAAACCATCAAAATACCCACCAGAGTGGAGGAAGCTTTAAAAGATTCCAAATGGAGAGAAGTAATGCAAGTTGAAATGGAAGCACTACAAAAGAATAATACATCGAGTGTGGTCCCACTTCCCAAAGGAAAGAAATCAGTGGGGTGCAAGTGGGTGTTCACTATTAAACATAAAGCAGATGGAACAATTGATAGATACAAGATGAGGCTAGTGGCCAAAGGTTTTACCCAAACCTTTGGGGTTGATTATCAGGAGACTTTTGCTCATGTTGCAAAGATGAATACCATTAGAGTTTTCTTATCTTCTTGCTGCGAACCATGAATGGCCTCTGAGACAGTTTGACGTTA
Encoded proteins:
- the LOC103447860 gene encoding putative pentatricopeptide repeat-containing protein At1g12700, mitochondrial — translated: MMMLATTAASSSSLQVGCGSSISSRLRLRGMLPCLVQSSSSSVVFVSNYLALFHSRASKSTESRNTQQHQFVKITNLEDALNVFDEMLQRRPLPSVVPLNQILIQVAKLKQYSAVISLNNQMVVSGIRPDVYTLNILINCFCHLHQIGFSLSVFGKFFKLGFAPDVTTYSTLINGFVCEGREAEAAALFNEMMEGGNCQPNVVTFNTLVKGHCLKGNNIEAIQFLKKMEEGDCKPDVVAYNTVIDSLCKDTLVVDALKLFSEMTSKGIAPNVMTYTSLIHGVCKLGKWKEATRLLNEMVEKHIFPNVRTFSVLVDTLCKEGMVHEARSVVEMMIQRDIEPNMVTYNSLMDGYCLRGEMDEAKKVFDLMLHLGCMVDAHSYSILINGYCKLKRIDDAQMLFLEMSHKGVVQDTVTYGTLMNGFCKMGRTQDAQNLFSQMQASGQLPNVQIYNILLDGLCKNQQFSKAVELLEEMEEKKLDFNIVTYNILIAGLCRAEKVEYVRDLFLSLSSKGIQPNARTYNTMISGFCSGELTSEAENLLREMEEKGCSPDGCTYNTIIRGFINDNETSNAVRVIQEMVERGFSADASTTELIVNSPALLALIQRL
- the LOC139189309 gene encoding uncharacterized protein; this translates as MARGNGGFLGNSAATPTHQPFIKSTSPLSRVKSNEIVLKLQFFHKEKVQAREKRDEFWSQFRPRYKPKTRPGLRPILKKFKKVHDYDKYHEDDSAKFRSSSKFQAIFGFFRSELAGKNEKVFDLLNKKVEDTVKSPPFLDSDCMKSKIQACVLSSSSPNELVAAFSDKFNQFRTSPSSHRESNCKNDLAQEFIFIISVSDDGFVKIDSLALQVFDERSHSADCDFQLGYHMPISDTGGTLRRFFTSNVQIKDAHSSKFLVCNGEVMKNGTIVHLKLGFHELICDKGGTISQRLFNSKSKNTDCARGFDCSKVVKCEVSFDYSMIIDGEYAGILGLHHLVACMDKNRKHERKFTLSRFGNGCCIVCCVVCYVILDHDYCKGIRDKGGGSKFRYNVANGTVFWRTYYLQKCFPSCSRLDNANMYWGTCFW
- the LOC103447941 gene encoding putative pentatricopeptide repeat-containing protein At1g12700, mitochondrial, producing MMRATTAAAASFSKVGYGSSSSSTRGMPPCLLQASSVVIFFNNYLALFHSRPSKSTESKNTQHHQLLKINNVEDALNVFDEMLQRRPRPSVVPFNQVLTQLAKLKHYSAVISLNNQMVMSGIRPDVYTLNIIINCFCHLHQMGFGLSVLGNFFKLGFEPDVTTCNTLINGFLLEDREAKAAALFNKMMEGGNCKPNLFTFNTLLKGHCLKGNNIGAIQLLKKMEEGDCKPDIVAYSTVIDSLCKDTLLVDALKLFSEMTSKGIAPDVMTYTSLIHGVCKLGNWKEATRLLNEMVSKHIFPNVCTFSVLVDTYCKEGMVQEARSLVKMMTQGDIAPDTITYNSLIDGYCLRGEMDEAKKVFEIMLSKGCMVDARTYNILINGYCKRKRIDDARMTFLEMSRQGVVPNTVTYSTLIDAFCKMGRTQDAQNLFSQMQACGQLPNIQTYNILLDGLCKNQQFPKAVELLEEMEGKKLDFNIVTYNVLIEGLCRAEKIECAWDLFRSLSSKGIQPNVRTYNVMISGLCNGGLTCEAANLLREMERRDCSPDGCTYNTIIRGLFNNNETSRVMRLIQEMVERGFSADASTVELVVNSPVMLALIEKS